Proteins encoded together in one Halalkaliarchaeum sp. AArc-CO window:
- the cobM gene encoding precorrin-4 C(11)-methyltransferase, protein MIDDQQDGIPFVGAGPGDPELLTVAGRRLLGEADLVVHAGSLVNGQLLEEYCEDARTVNSAGKDLEELIPLMADAYEAEETVVRLHSGDPSIYGAAVEQMDALAERGIPSYLVPGVTAAFAASATLGTQLTLPEVSNHVVITRPQGRTLDAENDHITEFVDMGDVTTCVYLGTHAVRETMDRLLEDGQDPDTPVAVVYHASWPDEDVITGTIDTIADRVEEAGYRASALVVIGEAVTGSGYERSHLYGGWANSDHDWED, encoded by the coding sequence ATGATCGACGACCAGCAGGATGGGATCCCGTTCGTGGGGGCAGGGCCCGGTGACCCCGAACTTCTGACCGTCGCCGGCAGGCGGCTGCTCGGGGAGGCCGATCTGGTCGTCCACGCGGGATCGCTGGTCAACGGCCAGCTTCTCGAAGAATACTGCGAGGACGCCCGGACCGTGAACTCCGCGGGCAAGGATCTCGAGGAACTGATCCCGCTGATGGCCGACGCATACGAGGCAGAGGAGACGGTCGTCAGACTCCACAGCGGCGACCCGTCGATATACGGCGCAGCCGTCGAGCAGATGGACGCCCTCGCCGAGCGCGGGATCCCGAGCTACCTCGTGCCCGGCGTCACCGCGGCCTTCGCCGCGAGCGCGACGCTCGGCACCCAGCTCACGCTGCCGGAGGTCTCGAACCACGTTGTCATCACCCGTCCCCAGGGCCGGACCCTCGACGCCGAGAACGATCACATCACCGAGTTCGTCGACATGGGCGACGTGACGACCTGTGTCTATCTGGGAACCCACGCAGTCAGGGAGACGATGGACCGACTGCTCGAGGACGGCCAGGACCCCGACACGCCGGTGGCGGTCGTGTATCACGCCTCCTGGCCCGACGAGGACGTCATCACGGGCACGATCGACACCATCGCCGACCGGGTCGAGGAGGCCGGCTACCGCGCCTCCGCGCTGGTGGTGATCGGCGAGGCGGTCACCGGATCGGGCTACGAGCGATCCCACCTCTACGGCGGGTGGGCCAACAGCGATCACGACTGGGAGGACTGA
- a CDS encoding cobalt-factor II C(20)-methyltransferase: MTVYGIGLGPGDADLLTIEGKRLLEAADTVYASGELSQSIAADHVPAATIEELSFPMTDDDEQLRRAWRTAARRVAEANRVGDVAVVTLGDPNVYSTFGHLRRTLDVLYPDVEVEVIPGVSAATAFASALGVEIEAGSGIALREAIDGVAPVGPDRLVLFKVTDAETTAEKLAEAGYDVRFGRRLFMEGETVITDDPADLTDGGYFTLAYAEKRDLDREFLTDEFRTEESQSDELRTDEFRTEGQR, translated from the coding sequence GTGACGGTGTACGGTATCGGACTTGGTCCCGGCGACGCCGACCTGCTCACGATCGAGGGGAAACGACTGCTCGAGGCCGCAGACACCGTCTACGCGTCGGGTGAGCTCTCGCAGTCGATCGCCGCAGACCACGTCCCGGCAGCGACGATCGAGGAGCTTTCGTTCCCGATGACCGACGACGACGAGCAGTTGCGCCGGGCCTGGCGGACGGCCGCCCGGCGGGTCGCCGAGGCGAATCGGGTGGGCGACGTCGCGGTGGTCACTCTCGGAGACCCGAACGTCTACTCCACGTTCGGCCACCTCCGCCGGACGCTGGACGTGCTGTACCCGGACGTCGAAGTCGAGGTGATCCCCGGCGTCAGCGCCGCGACCGCGTTCGCGAGCGCCCTTGGCGTCGAGATCGAAGCCGGCTCCGGGATCGCTCTCCGGGAGGCGATCGACGGGGTGGCGCCGGTCGGCCCGGACCGACTGGTGCTGTTCAAGGTTACGGACGCGGAAACGACGGCGGAGAAGTTGGCCGAGGCGGGCTACGACGTCCGGTTCGGCCGGCGACTGTTCATGGAGGGAGAGACAGTGATAACCGACGATCCTGCAGATCTGACTGACGGGGGGTATTTCACGCTCGCGTATGCCGAAAAGCGCGACCTCGATAGGGAGTTCCTGACCGACGAGTTCCGAACCGAGGAGTCCCAGTCCGACGAGCTCCGGACCGACGAGTTCCGGACGGAGGGACAGCGATGA
- the cbiT gene encoding precorrin-6Y C5,15-methyltransferase (decarboxylating) subunit CbiT: MTELSLPHEADAGPTKPEVRAVAISKLAVRPTDHVAEVGACTGAVTVELARRVATVTALERDPERIDAARGNLAANDYDGDVRLREAEAPDGLPEDADALFLGGSRNAEAVLDRAVETGVERIVMNVCRIETAARAIEAFRSRDLLAETIQLQVSRGYDLAGETGLSAGNPVFVIVGRRGGSGDELADNPGSGGNEP, encoded by the coding sequence ATGACCGAACTCTCGCTGCCACACGAGGCGGACGCCGGGCCGACGAAGCCGGAGGTCCGCGCGGTGGCGATTTCGAAGCTCGCGGTGCGGCCCACGGATCACGTCGCCGAGGTCGGGGCGTGTACGGGCGCCGTGACAGTGGAACTGGCGCGCCGGGTGGCGACCGTGACCGCGCTGGAACGTGACCCCGAACGGATCGATGCCGCCCGGGGGAACCTGGCGGCAAACGACTACGACGGCGACGTGCGGCTGCGGGAGGCAGAGGCGCCCGACGGCCTTCCCGAGGACGCCGACGCGCTGTTCCTGGGCGGGAGCCGGAACGCCGAGGCGGTGCTGGATCGCGCCGTCGAGACGGGCGTCGAGCGGATCGTGATGAACGTCTGTCGGATCGAAACCGCCGCGAGGGCGATCGAGGCGTTCCGGTCGCGAGACCTGCTCGCGGAGACGATCCAGCTCCAGGTGAGCAGAGGATACGACCTCGCCGGCGAAACCGGGTTGTCGGCCGGGAACCCTGTGTTCGTGATCGTCGGACGGCGTGGCGGATCGGGCGACGAACTCGCCGACAACCCAGGGAGTGGAGGAAACGAACCGTGA
- a CDS encoding bifunctional precorrin-2 dehydrogenase/sirohydrochlorin ferrochelatase — MLPLFHDFEGRSVVIVGGGRVALRKARTFAAEADVTVVADAFADGFDGVDCQRRRRRVEPDEADELLASLKGELFLVIPATDDRALNDAIARAGREADALVNRVDERGDTVTPARAESGPLTVAISTGGESPAVARHLRREIEPLLERTEPMVALQADLRNRLGDDPDLSSKQRRQALRRVIDDDGVWRALEDGRHDDARDRAIEIVWMGSTE; from the coding sequence ATGCTACCGCTGTTTCACGACTTCGAGGGCAGGTCAGTGGTGATCGTCGGCGGCGGCCGGGTCGCGCTGCGAAAGGCCCGAACGTTCGCCGCCGAGGCCGACGTGACTGTCGTCGCCGACGCGTTCGCGGACGGGTTCGACGGCGTCGACTGCCAACGTCGCCGGCGACGGGTCGAACCCGACGAGGCCGACGAACTCCTCGCGAGCCTGAAGGGGGAACTGTTCCTCGTGATCCCCGCAACCGACGACCGAGCGCTCAACGACGCGATCGCGAGGGCGGGCCGGGAGGCGGACGCGCTGGTGAACCGGGTCGACGAACGCGGCGACACTGTCACGCCGGCCCGAGCCGAGTCGGGACCGCTCACCGTCGCCATCTCGACGGGCGGCGAAAGTCCTGCGGTCGCGCGGCATCTCCGGCGCGAAATCGAGCCGCTCCTCGAACGGACCGAGCCGATGGTCGCGCTCCAGGCCGACCTCCGCAACCGGCTCGGCGACGACCCCGACCTGTCGAGCAAGCAGCGCCGGCAAGCGCTCCGCCGCGTCATCGACGACGACGGCGTCTGGCGGGCACTCGAAGACGGACGGCACGACGACGCCAGGGATCGTGCGATCGAGATAGTCTGGATGGGATCCACAGAATGA
- the cobA gene encoding uroporphyrinogen-III C-methyltransferase has translation MEHATFEPVPDRARAESGTVYLIGAGPGDPDLLTVRARYLIETADVILHDALVRETLVDCLPSSATVLDVGKRVDHKTPQEQINRLMEAHADDGDAVVRLKGGDPFVFGRGGEEAQYLAKRRIPFEIVPGISSATAAPGIAGIPLTHRKVSSRFTVITGHETPEKEESTLEWDALARHVGGGGTLVILMGVRTLDRNVRALQDNGLDGDTPVAVIQKASWETQHVVRASLESVVDRVEESEIGSPATVVIGDVIEVYDDIDRYLKEFEPA, from the coding sequence ATGGAACACGCCACGTTCGAGCCAGTCCCGGATCGGGCACGTGCGGAGTCGGGAACCGTGTACCTGATCGGGGCTGGGCCGGGGGACCCCGATCTGCTTACGGTGCGTGCGCGGTATCTGATCGAGACTGCAGACGTCATCCTTCACGATGCGCTCGTCCGGGAGACGCTCGTCGACTGCCTCCCGTCGTCCGCGACTGTACTGGACGTCGGCAAGCGAGTCGACCACAAGACACCCCAGGAACAGATCAACCGACTGATGGAGGCACACGCCGACGACGGCGACGCCGTGGTCCGGCTGAAGGGAGGCGACCCGTTCGTCTTCGGACGCGGGGGCGAGGAGGCCCAGTATCTCGCAAAGCGGAGGATTCCCTTCGAGATCGTGCCCGGAATTTCCAGTGCGACCGCAGCGCCCGGGATCGCGGGGATTCCGCTTACCCACAGGAAAGTCTCCTCGCGGTTCACCGTCATCACCGGCCACGAGACTCCCGAAAAAGAGGAGAGCACTCTCGAGTGGGACGCGCTCGCCCGCCACGTCGGCGGCGGCGGCACGCTCGTGATCCTGATGGGCGTGCGGACGCTCGACCGGAACGTGCGGGCGCTGCAGGACAACGGTCTCGACGGTGACACCCCTGTCGCAGTGATACAGAAAGCCAGCTGGGAGACCCAACACGTCGTCCGGGCGAGCCTGGAGTCGGTCGTAGACCGCGTCGAGGAGTCGGAGATCGGCTCGCCCGCAACGGTCGTGATCGGGGACGTGATCGAGGTGTACGACGACATCGACCGATACCTGAAGGAGTTCGAACCTGCGTAA
- a CDS encoding class I SAM-dependent methyltransferase, which yields MSPTSSTDAGVKRGVLKRAFADLEQSFASVPWLFELLVEFYRPVVRREVAMANVDTSDRVLAVGCGALPYTAALIAECSRATVFALDCDRDALAGARRTLTRADGDGRVELVAGDGTQVSLSSLDVDSLDVAFVAVQAGPKTEIVEHLRSMEEGPDRIVVRRPRPSFVSAYGSLPAGYEPIDSVAQPAFAFGRSALFGGRKQGGVHTRA from the coding sequence GTGTCGCCGACATCGTCGACCGACGCCGGTGTAAAACGAGGCGTGTTGAAGCGTGCCTTCGCCGACCTCGAACAGTCCTTCGCCTCGGTTCCGTGGCTGTTCGAGCTGCTCGTCGAGTTCTATCGTCCAGTCGTCCGCCGGGAGGTGGCGATGGCGAACGTGGACACCTCCGATCGTGTTCTCGCTGTCGGGTGTGGGGCGCTCCCGTACACGGCTGCGCTGATCGCGGAGTGTTCTCGCGCGACCGTGTTCGCGCTCGACTGCGATCGGGACGCCCTCGCCGGTGCCCGTCGAACGCTGACCCGCGCTGACGGCGATGGCCGGGTCGAACTCGTTGCCGGCGACGGGACCCAGGTTTCCCTGTCGTCGCTGGACGTCGATTCGCTCGACGTCGCGTTCGTGGCGGTCCAGGCCGGCCCCAAGACCGAGATCGTCGAGCATCTCCGATCGATGGAGGAGGGCCCCGACCGGATCGTCGTTCGTCGCCCTCGCCCCTCGTTTGTCTCGGCGTACGGATCGCTTCCGGCGGGGTACGAACCGATCGATTCGGTCGCCCAGCCCGCGTTCGCGTTCGGTCGGTCGGCGCTGTTCGGCGGGCGAAAACAGGGTGGCGTCCACACTCGCGCATGA
- a CDS encoding lysylphosphatidylglycerol synthase transmembrane domain-containing protein, whose translation MNRKHLLWLVGIALLVGLTVAAGWRELSTALRRGNPLVLLALCGVQVITLGIVAYQWQYLLGRAGAAIPFRLAAVVTLAGTFVESATPSSKLGGMAATVYLFERTTDAAYDTLSSVLLAQKYVSLPPLAILVVGTVAVAVTRTDVAVSSGAYAAVGGFVAVVVVLSLLFALFRRWGATGDGGTVTGENEPEPIAADGAGQETDPLTRGISTLRSVLREAGTLLDRRSRYWLYTLAFLLWVVYPLKIYVVAVTLGVDAGVTVAFVGTYLAYLVSLAPISPGGTGTFEGTLALVYVAAGVPFVDGLSIALLGRVVTFWFPLVLSAVTTGLLLTVDDAVPSLQGVAETTGELLGRRSG comes from the coding sequence ATGAACCGCAAGCACCTGCTGTGGCTCGTCGGGATCGCGCTGCTGGTCGGGCTGACAGTCGCCGCCGGCTGGCGAGAGCTGTCGACCGCGTTGCGCCGGGGGAATCCGCTGGTCCTTTTGGCCCTCTGTGGCGTGCAGGTGATCACCCTCGGGATCGTCGCCTACCAGTGGCAGTATCTCCTCGGCCGGGCCGGGGCCGCGATCCCGTTCCGGCTGGCCGCCGTGGTGACGCTTGCGGGCACGTTCGTCGAGAGCGCCACCCCGTCCTCGAAACTGGGGGGGATGGCTGCAACGGTGTACCTGTTCGAGCGGACGACCGACGCCGCGTACGACACCCTCTCGTCAGTGCTTCTCGCTCAGAAGTACGTCTCGCTTCCGCCGCTTGCGATTCTCGTCGTCGGCACCGTCGCCGTCGCCGTCACCCGGACGGACGTGGCGGTTTCCTCCGGCGCCTACGCCGCAGTCGGAGGGTTCGTCGCCGTCGTGGTCGTGCTCTCGCTACTGTTTGCGCTGTTCCGGCGGTGGGGCGCAACCGGCGACGGTGGGACAGTCACCGGGGAAAACGAGCCCGAGCCGATCGCCGCGGACGGCGCCGGCCAGGAGACAGACCCGCTCACCCGCGGGATCTCGACGCTTCGGTCCGTTCTGCGGGAGGCGGGAACGCTGCTTGACCGTCGCAGCCGGTACTGGCTGTACACGCTCGCGTTTCTCCTGTGGGTGGTGTACCCGCTCAAGATCTACGTCGTCGCGGTGACGCTCGGTGTCGACGCCGGCGTGACCGTCGCCTTCGTCGGGACGTATCTCGCGTATCTGGTGAGCCTCGCGCCAATCTCTCCGGGCGGGACGGGCACGTTCGAGGGGACACTTGCGCTTGTGTACGTCGCCGCCGGCGTCCCGTTCGTCGACGGACTCTCGATCGCACTTTTGGGTCGGGTTGTCACGTTCTGGTTCCCGCTTGTCCTTTCGGCGGTCACGACGGGGCTGCTTCTCACCGTCGACGACGCGGTGCCGTCGCTGCAGGGCGTCGCCGAGACGACCGGGGAACTGCTCGGCCGGAGAAGCGGCTGA